GCTTGCCCGCGAACGTCGCAAGACCAGGCGCCGCCTTCGCGGGCAAGCCCGCTCCCATGGAGCAGGGCGGCGAGATGCCGTTGTGGGAGCGGGCTCGCCCGCGAACAGCAGACGCGGAACCGCTTCATTCGCGGGCAAGCCCGCTCTCACGGACGCCCCCTGAATCTGCGGCACCGCGCTGATTTCACGACCACTGGCGGGCGGCGCCAGCCTGAACATCGATCGAAGAGGCCTGAATGAAATACGACGACCTGCGCGACTTCATCACCCAGCTCGAGGCGCGCGGAGAACTGAAGCGCATCACCGTCCCGGTCGACACCCACCTCGAGATGACCGAGATCGCCGACCGCGTGCTGCGCGCCGGCGGCCCTGCCTTGCTGTTCGAGAAGCCGGTGACGAAAGGTGTGCCGCAGGCGATTCCCGTGCTCGCCAACCTCTTCGGCACGCCGCAACGGGTGGCGATGGGCATGGGCGAGGATGTCGCCGACGGCAACTGGAGCACGCCGCTGCGCGAGGTCGGCAAGCTGCTCGCCTACCTGAAGGAGCCCGAGCCGCCCAAGGGTCTGAAGGACGCCTGGGAGAAGCTGCCGGTGCTCAAGCAGGTGCTCAACATGGCGCCCAAGGAGGTGCGCTCCGCGCCCTGCCAGCAGGTGGTGTGGGAGGGTGACGAGGTTGATCTGGCGAAGCTGCCGATCCAGCACTGCTGGCCGGGCGACGCTGCGCCGCTGATCACCTGGGGCTTGGTGGTGACGCGCGGGCCGCACAAGAAGCGCCAGAACCTGGGCATCTACCGCCAGCAGGTCATCGGCCGCAACCGGGTGATCATGCGCTGGCTGGCGCATCGCGGCGGGGCGCTGGACTTCCTCGAGCACCAGCGTGCGCATCCGGGCGAGCCTTTTCCTGTCTCGGTGGTGCTGGGCTGCGACCCGGCGACCATCCTCGGCGCGGTGACACCGGTGCCGGATTCGATTTCCGAATACCAGTTCGCCGGCCTGCTGCGCGGGGCCAAGACCGAGTTGGTGAAGTGCCTGGGCAGCGATCTCCAGGTACCAGCCTCGGCCGAGATCGTGCTCGAAGGTGCGATCCACCCCAATGACATGGCGCCCGAAGGCCCGTACGGCGATCACACCGGCTACTACAACGAGGTCTCCGATTTCCCGGTGTTCACGATCGAGCGCATCACCATGCGCCGCGATCCGATCTACCACAGCACCTACACCGGCAAGCCGCCCGACGAGCCGGCGATGCTGGGCGTGGCGCTGAACGAGGTGTTCGTGCCGCTGCTGCAGAAGCAGTTCACCGAGATCGTCGAT
This region of Thauera sp. JM12B12 genomic DNA includes:
- the ubiD gene encoding 4-hydroxy-3-polyprenylbenzoate decarboxylase yields the protein MKYDDLRDFITQLEARGELKRITVPVDTHLEMTEIADRVLRAGGPALLFEKPVTKGVPQAIPVLANLFGTPQRVAMGMGEDVADGNWSTPLREVGKLLAYLKEPEPPKGLKDAWEKLPVLKQVLNMAPKEVRSAPCQQVVWEGDEVDLAKLPIQHCWPGDAAPLITWGLVVTRGPHKKRQNLGIYRQQVIGRNRVIMRWLAHRGGALDFLEHQRAHPGEPFPVSVVLGCDPATILGAVTPVPDSISEYQFAGLLRGAKTELVKCLGSDLQVPASAEIVLEGAIHPNDMAPEGPYGDHTGYYNEVSDFPVFTIERITMRRDPIYHSTYTGKPPDEPAMLGVALNEVFVPLLQKQFTEIVDFYLPPEGCSYRLAVVSIKKQYPGHAKRVMFGIWSFLRQFMYTKFIIVLDEDVNIRDWKEVIWALTTRMDATRDTTLVDNTPIDYLDFASPVAGLGSKMGLDATNKWPGETSREWGTPIVMDDAVKARVDAMWGELGL